Proteins co-encoded in one Chrysemys picta bellii isolate R12L10 chromosome 13, ASM1138683v2, whole genome shotgun sequence genomic window:
- the LOC101935418 gene encoding olfactory receptor 10AG1-like isoform X2, translated as MASGNHTTTPGFILLGFSNLTNLQGLLFVVFLVIYMVILLGNGVIVLVTVLDSALQTPMYFFLRNLSFVEICYSSVTLPKMVASCLAEDGSISFTSCAAQMYFFLLLAGTECFLLTAMAYDRYVAICNPLRYTLIVNREICATMVAGSWLVSILLHFGQTYLVFSLPFCGSHEINHFFCDVPPLLELSCVDTYRNKMVIFMAVLLFLIIPFFLIVISYIKIARTILKIPSAQGRRKAFSTCSSHLIVVTLFYGSGMIVYLDPKSKESVDTDKLLSLFYTIVTPMFNPFIYSLRNKEVKAALRKLVGRK; from the coding sequence ATGGCGAGTGGAAATCACACCACAACACCTGGCTTCATCCTCTTGGGCTTCTCCAACCTCACAAACCTGCAGGGTTTGCTCTTCGTGGTCTTCCTGGTCATCTACATGGTGATCCTGCTCGGGAATGGTGTCATTGTCTTGGTCACGGTGCTGGATTCTGCCCTTCaaacccccatgtatttcttcctcaggAACTTGTCCTTTGTGGAGATCTGCTACTCCTCTGTCACCCTACCCAAGATGGTGGCCAGTTGCCTGGCAGAGGATGGAAGCATCTCATTCACCAGCTGTGCTGCccagatgtattttttccttttactaGCTGGCACAGAGTGTTTCCTTCTGACAGCCATGGCCTATGACCGTTACGTGGCCATATGTAACCCCTTGCGTTACACACTTATTGTGAACAGGGAGATTTGTGCTACAATGGTAGCTGGGTCCTGGCTTGTCAGCATCCTGCTACATTTTGGGCAGACGTATTTGGTGTTTTCTTTGCCCTTCTGTGGGTCTCATGAAAttaaccatttcttctgtgacgtCCCCCCTCTGCTGGAGCTGTCCTGCGTGGACACCTACAGGAATAAAATGGTTATCTTCATGGCAGTCCTGCTATTCCTAATCATCCCCTTTTTCTTGATAGTTATTTCTTATATTAAAATTGCCAGGACAATTTTGAAGATCCCGTCAGCCCAGGGCAGGCGcaaggccttctccacctgctcctcacaCCTCATTGTGGTGACTCTGTTCTATGGCTCTGGCATGATTGTGTATTTAGATCCAAAGTCAAAGGAGTCAGTGGACACCGACAAACTGCTCTCACTGTTCTACACCATTGTGACTCCAATGTTCAATCCCTTCATATATAGTCTGAGGAACAAGGAAGTGAAAGCTGCCCTAAGGAAATTAGTAGGGAGAAAATGA
- the LOC101935418 gene encoding olfactory receptor 10AG1-like isoform X1, translated as MASGNHTTTPGFILLGFSNLTNLQGLLFVVFLVIYMVILLGNGVIVLVTVLDSALQTPMYFFLRNLSFVEICYSSVTLPKMVASCLAEDGSISFTSCAAQMYFFLLLAGTECFLLTAMAYDRYVAICNPLRYTLIVNREICATMVAGSWLVSILLHFGQTYLVFSLPFCGSHEINHFFCDVPPLLELSCVDTYRNKMVIFMAVLLFLIIPFFLIVISYIKIARTILKIPSAQGRRKAFSTCSSHLIVVTLFYGSGMIVYLDPKSKESVDTDKLLSLFYTIVTPMFNPFIYSLRNKEVKAALRKLVHLQVEKTKEN; from the coding sequence ATGGCGAGTGGAAATCACACCACAACACCTGGCTTCATCCTCTTGGGCTTCTCCAACCTCACAAACCTGCAGGGTTTGCTCTTCGTGGTCTTCCTGGTCATCTACATGGTGATCCTGCTCGGGAATGGTGTCATTGTCTTGGTCACGGTGCTGGATTCTGCCCTTCaaacccccatgtatttcttcctcaggAACTTGTCCTTTGTGGAGATCTGCTACTCCTCTGTCACCCTACCCAAGATGGTGGCCAGTTGCCTGGCAGAGGATGGAAGCATCTCATTCACCAGCTGTGCTGCccagatgtattttttccttttactaGCTGGCACAGAGTGTTTCCTTCTGACAGCCATGGCCTATGACCGTTACGTGGCCATATGTAACCCCTTGCGTTACACACTTATTGTGAACAGGGAGATTTGTGCTACAATGGTAGCTGGGTCCTGGCTTGTCAGCATCCTGCTACATTTTGGGCAGACGTATTTGGTGTTTTCTTTGCCCTTCTGTGGGTCTCATGAAAttaaccatttcttctgtgacgtCCCCCCTCTGCTGGAGCTGTCCTGCGTGGACACCTACAGGAATAAAATGGTTATCTTCATGGCAGTCCTGCTATTCCTAATCATCCCCTTTTTCTTGATAGTTATTTCTTATATTAAAATTGCCAGGACAATTTTGAAGATCCCGTCAGCCCAGGGCAGGCGcaaggccttctccacctgctcctcacaCCTCATTGTGGTGACTCTGTTCTATGGCTCTGGCATGATTGTGTATTTAGATCCAAAGTCAAAGGAGTCAGTGGACACCGACAAACTGCTCTCACTGTTCTACACCATTGTGACTCCAATGTTCAATCCCTTCATATATAGTCTGAGGAACAAGGAAGTGAAAGCTGCCCTAAGGAAATTA